Proteins encoded by one window of Bacteroidia bacterium:
- a CDS encoding OmpA family protein, translated as MKKLSLLLLSIACIFSVTTMDAAKAKKSKTAKADKAFNAGKYAPAADLYKKAYGKQKSKLVKAEIAYKAAECYSKMSNSKEALNWYEKSAKDNGKNPDAVLKYAQALKTNGRYDEAVAQFNAFKALEPGDNRGQDGATSSETSQQWKDKPTKYKVENVAALNTKYFDFAVATSNLEKNTLYFTSSRAEASGNKNDAWYGEKFYDIFKSTQDNNGKWSIPTPISEAINTVASEGAMTFDAKGNVMYFTRCQKSDEKGKEGQCKIYKSVYDGAKWGAPELLPFNSDNYTCGQPSLSEDGTTLYFASDMPGGAGGKDIWMTKNENNAWSTPVNISSINTAGDEMFPYIAANGKLYFSSNGHMGMGGLDIFSATLENGAWANVTNLKYPVNSSWDDFGFMFNSATTGYLTSNRDGGQGQDDIYSFVVPPANFAVYGRVYDTDTKDAIAGATVELFGSDGTQLSVKTQDAGTYRYELKPDVDYKVSASFTGYLTQFKELTTKGLDESKDFEQNFDFPLKSTSKPIALPEIFYDLDKYSLRPESKAALDGLIKVLDDNPTITIKLTAHTDFRADDNYNLALSKKRALAAYNYLVSKKVDKDRLSWEGRGEKDAKEVENDEQYLPFKRGDKLTEEFIKGLSSDELKEKAHQYNRRTEFTVLSTDYTPKKAK; from the coding sequence ATGAAGAAGTTATCATTACTATTATTATCAATTGCCTGCATCTTTTCAGTAACCACTATGGATGCGGCAAAAGCCAAGAAAAGCAAAACTGCAAAGGCAGACAAGGCGTTTAATGCGGGTAAATATGCACCTGCAGCAGATCTTTACAAGAAGGCCTATGGTAAACAAAAATCTAAATTGGTAAAGGCAGAAATTGCCTACAAAGCTGCTGAATGTTACAGCAAAATGAGCAATAGCAAAGAAGCCTTGAACTGGTATGAAAAATCTGCTAAAGACAATGGTAAAAACCCTGATGCAGTATTGAAATATGCACAGGCTTTAAAAACCAATGGCCGTTATGATGAAGCTGTTGCACAATTTAATGCATTTAAAGCACTTGAACCCGGAGATAACCGTGGTCAGGATGGTGCAACATCGTCAGAAACTTCGCAGCAGTGGAAAGATAAACCAACTAAATATAAGGTTGAAAACGTTGCAGCATTAAATACAAAATATTTTGACTTTGCTGTTGCCACATCAAACTTAGAAAAAAACACACTTTATTTTACATCTTCAAGAGCAGAAGCTTCAGGAAATAAAAATGATGCATGGTATGGAGAGAAGTTTTACGATATTTTCAAATCTACACAAGATAATAACGGAAAATGGAGTATTCCAACACCAATCAGCGAAGCGATAAATACTGTTGCCTCTGAAGGTGCTATGACTTTTGATGCAAAAGGCAATGTAATGTATTTTACACGTTGCCAGAAGAGCGATGAAAAGGGTAAAGAAGGACAGTGCAAAATTTACAAGAGCGTTTATGATGGCGCAAAATGGGGAGCACCTGAATTATTACCTTTCAACAGCGATAATTATACTTGTGGGCAACCTTCACTTTCTGAAGATGGAACTACACTTTATTTTGCATCAGATATGCCGGGTGGTGCAGGTGGAAAAGACATCTGGATGACTAAAAATGAAAATAATGCATGGAGTACACCTGTTAATATTTCTTCAATAAACACAGCAGGAGATGAAATGTTCCCATATATTGCAGCAAACGGAAAATTATATTTCTCATCAAATGGCCACATGGGCATGGGTGGACTTGACATTTTCTCTGCAACATTAGAAAATGGAGCATGGGCAAATGTTACCAACTTAAAATATCCGGTTAACTCTTCATGGGATGATTTTGGATTTATGTTCAATTCAGCAACTACAGGATATTTAACTTCAAACCGCGATGGCGGACAAGGACAAGATGATATCTACTCTTTTGTAGTTCCTCCTGCAAATTTTGCAGTTTATGGTCGTGTGTATGACACAGACACCAAAGACGCAATTGCAGGTGCAACAGTTGAACTTTTTGGCAGTGATGGTACACAGCTTTCTGTTAAAACACAAGATGCAGGAACATACCGCTATGAGTTAAAACCTGATGTTGACTATAAGGTTTCAGCATCATTTACAGGCTATCTGACACAATTTAAAGAACTTACTACCAAAGGCCTTGATGAGTCAAAAGATTTTGAACAGAACTTCGACTTCCCATTGAAATCAACATCAAAACCTATTGCATTACCTGAAATTTTCTATGACCTGGACAAATATTCATTACGTCCTGAGTCAAAAGCTGCACTTGATGGCTTAATTAAAGTATTGGATGATAACCCAACCATTACCATTAAACTTACTGCACACACCGACTTCCGTGCTGATGACAATTACAACTTAGCACTTTCTAAAAAACGTGCCTTAGCTGCTTACAACTATCTTGTTTCTAAAAAAGTTGACAAAGATCGTTTGAGCTGGGAAGGTAGAGGAGAGAAAGATGCCAAAGAAGTTGAAAATGACGAGCAGTATCTGCCATTTAAACGTGGCGATAAACTTACAGAAGAGTTTATCAAAGGATTGTCTTCTGATGAACTGAAGGAAAAAGCACATCAGTACAATCGTAGAACTGAGTTTACCGTGCTGAGTACAGACTATACGCCCAAAAAGGCAAAATAA
- a CDS encoding AIR synthase related protein yields the protein MKQQNKYSLRGVSADKEDVHAAIKNVDKGIFPKAFCKIVPDYLTNNEEYCLLMHADGAGTKSSLAYAYWKETGDISVWKGIAQDALIMNIDDLLCAGATENILLSSTIGRNKQLISGEVIAAIINGTEQLVNELKTHGISIQTTGGETADVGDLVRTIIVDSTVMCRMKRSEVIDNANIVAGDVIVGFASFGMATYETEYNSGMGSNGLTSARHDMFNKSVAARFPETFDNTLPEEVVYNGNFTLTDTITLDDGYGQVSMHAAKAVLSPTRTYAPLVKRIFEKHRKKIHGMIHCSGGGQTKILHFVEGLHIVKDNLFETPTLFRLIQQAAKTPWQEMYKVFNMGHRLEIFCPEEIAAPLIALANEFNIAAKVVGRVEASPTKKLTIQSPYGEFVY from the coding sequence ATGAAACAGCAAAACAAATACAGCTTACGTGGTGTGTCGGCTGATAAAGAAGATGTACATGCTGCCATAAAAAATGTTGACAAAGGCATTTTTCCAAAAGCATTTTGTAAAATAGTACCCGATTATCTTACTAATAATGAGGAATATTGTTTGCTGATGCATGCTGATGGTGCAGGAACTAAATCATCATTAGCCTATGCCTATTGGAAAGAAACCGGAGATATTTCCGTATGGAAGGGCATAGCACAAGATGCTCTGATAATGAACATTGATGATTTGTTGTGTGCCGGAGCAACAGAAAATATTTTGTTAAGCTCTACCATTGGCCGTAACAAACAATTGATATCAGGAGAAGTGATTGCTGCTATTATCAACGGTACGGAACAATTGGTGAACGAATTAAAAACTCATGGCATCAGCATACAAACTACGGGTGGCGAAACGGCAGATGTAGGCGATTTGGTACGTACCATTATTGTTGACAGCACTGTTATGTGCCGTATGAAAAGGAGTGAAGTAATTGATAATGCAAATATTGTTGCCGGTGATGTTATTGTTGGTTTTGCATCTTTCGGCATGGCCACCTATGAAACTGAGTACAACAGCGGCATGGGCAGCAACGGACTCACATCGGCACGACACGATATGTTTAATAAAAGTGTAGCAGCCAGATTCCCGGAAACATTTGACAACACCTTACCAGAAGAGGTTGTTTATAATGGAAACTTTACCCTCACTGACACCATAACTCTTGACGATGGCTACGGACAAGTTTCCATGCACGCTGCAAAAGCAGTATTATCACCTACACGAACCTATGCACCATTGGTGAAAAGAATATTTGAGAAGCATAGAAAGAAAATTCATGGTATGATACATTGCAGCGGAGGCGGGCAGACTAAAATATTGCATTTTGTGGAAGGGCTCCATATTGTTAAAGACAACCTGTTTGAGACGCCAACATTATTCCGGTTAATACAACAAGCAGCCAAAACACCATGGCAGGAGATGTACAAAGTGTTTAACATGGGACATCGCTTAGAGATTTTTTGCCCCGAAGAAATAGCTGCACCCTTGATTGCTTTAGCAAATGAATTTAATATTGCAGCAAAGGTTGTGGGCAGGGTAGAAGCCAGTCCAACAAAAAAACTTACCATACAATCACCGTATGGAGAATTTGTTTACTGA
- a CDS encoding DUF4296 domain-containing protein: protein MKNIIISILLLLTVLSCNQQKSSVTVPADVLSPDSMVQVLSDIHLAEAEATLHPYSDSSGIINLPAYYKYIFNNHKLDTAMFNRSMNFYLSNPELLNTVYNGILDELSKRHARYQQKDQ from the coding sequence GTGAAAAATATAATAATTTCGATACTGCTTCTCTTAACTGTATTGTCGTGCAATCAGCAAAAATCATCCGTAACAGTACCGGCAGATGTACTTTCTCCTGATTCTATGGTACAGGTATTGTCAGATATTCATCTGGCAGAAGCAGAGGCCACCTTACATCCATACAGCGATTCTTCAGGCATCATCAATCTTCCTGCCTACTACAAATATATCTTTAACAATCACAAGTTAGATACTGCTATGTTTAACCGCAGCATGAATTTTTACCTGAGTAATCCTGAATTATTAAACACTGTTTACAATGGCATTTTAGACGAACTGAGTAAACGCCATGCCCGTTATCAGCAAAAAGATCAGTAA
- a CDS encoding dihydroorotase: MQTIIHNATLVNEGRQFVSDILLRNGIIERIDPSINVKHKVDEIKGDGLILMPGVIDDQVHFREPGLTHKGNIASESAAAVAGGITSFMEMPNTIPNTLTQQLLEEKYLLAQKKSWANYSFYMGAGNNNLNEVLKTNPENVCGVKIFMGSSTGDMLVDNPITLEDIFSQSPMLIATHCEDEKTVRQNTEKYKSLYGDKLNASHHPLIRSEEACYLSSSFAVNLAKTHNTRLHILHISTARETELFNNNIPLKDKRITSEACIHHLWFDDNDYAAKGNFIKWNPAIKTQADKESILKALLDNKIDVIATDHAPHTLEEKQRPYSEAPSGGPLVQHALVAMLEFYHQKKISLEQIVNKMCHSPAICFRIKNRGFIREGFAADIVLADLQSKWTVNRSNILYKCGWSPFEETTFNSKIKYTFVNGVAVYQDGQLQHQGSGQRLLFTLP; encoded by the coding sequence ATGCAAACTATCATCCATAATGCAACCCTTGTTAACGAAGGCAGACAATTTGTTTCAGACATTCTTCTGCGCAATGGCATCATTGAAAGAATTGACCCTTCAATAAATGTAAAACACAAGGTAGATGAAATAAAGGGTGATGGTTTAATTTTAATGCCCGGTGTCATTGACGATCAGGTTCATTTTCGAGAACCCGGGCTTACCCATAAAGGTAACATTGCATCAGAATCTGCAGCAGCAGTTGCAGGCGGCATAACTTCTTTCATGGAAATGCCAAACACTATACCTAATACGCTGACACAACAACTGCTTGAAGAAAAATACTTGCTCGCACAAAAAAAATCGTGGGCTAATTATTCTTTCTACATGGGTGCAGGAAACAATAACCTGAACGAAGTTTTAAAAACCAATCCTGAAAATGTTTGTGGCGTAAAAATTTTTATGGGCTCTTCAACCGGTGATATGCTGGTGGATAATCCTATTACATTAGAAGATATTTTCTCGCAATCGCCAATGCTCATTGCCACACATTGCGAAGATGAAAAGACTGTCAGACAAAATACAGAGAAATATAAATCTCTCTACGGTGATAAACTTAATGCATCGCATCATCCTCTTATCCGCAGTGAAGAAGCTTGCTACCTGTCAAGCTCTTTTGCCGTAAATCTTGCAAAAACACACAATACCCGTTTACATATTCTCCATATTTCTACGGCTCGAGAGACCGAATTATTCAACAACAATATTCCACTTAAAGATAAAAGAATAACCTCTGAGGCATGTATTCACCATCTGTGGTTTGATGATAACGACTATGCTGCAAAGGGGAATTTTATTAAATGGAATCCTGCAATTAAAACACAAGCCGACAAAGAATCTATTTTAAAGGCTTTGCTGGATAATAAAATTGATGTTATTGCCACAGACCATGCACCACATACGTTGGAAGAAAAACAACGGCCTTATTCAGAAGCTCCCTCTGGAGGTCCTTTGGTACAACATGCTTTAGTAGCAATGTTGGAATTTTATCATCAGAAAAAAATTTCTCTTGAACAGATTGTCAATAAAATGTGTCATTCTCCTGCCATCTGTTTCAGAATAAAAAACCGTGGCTTCATCCGCGAAGGTTTTGCAGCCGACATTGTACTTGCCGACCTGCAATCAAAATGGACAGTGAACCGTTCAAACATTTTATACAAATGTGGCTGGTCGCCCTTTGAAGAAACAACTTTTAATTCAAAGATAAAATACACTTTTGTGAATGGTGTTGCTGTATATCAGGATGGGCAACTTCAACATCAGGGCAGCGGGCAGCGGTTATTGTTTACTCTTCCTTAA
- a CDS encoding carboxypeptidase-like regulatory domain-containing protein, translating to MMKAVLAYLKNTPGSILLLLPILTNLTSAMEALVNAMLAAEQTQGTVANGAGATKAARKLVLFNAATSVGRALLSFANSTNDTDFAKLMTDMLSELVRKADATFIMRCKTIQEKGVAHVGSLAPYGISNAVLTALDLTITNYEGQEQSVRNRIVQRTNATSAIATLQREITALLKQQIDPAVESIPTTTESYAYKFEYKKNRMIINLGHKFTQFKGVSVNKETDMPLSGVELEFKNVERSVKIKTDNEGRYREVLNPDIYDIIATHPDFEPFVIEGVKIQAGEIKVENFVMVPRAN from the coding sequence ATGATGAAGGCGGTTCTCGCATATCTTAAAAACACGCCTGGTTCTATCTTGTTGTTGCTTCCAATATTGACGAATTTGACTTCGGCAATGGAGGCACTTGTAAACGCTATGCTTGCCGCTGAGCAAACCCAAGGCACTGTTGCAAATGGTGCCGGGGCTACTAAAGCTGCAAGAAAGTTAGTGTTGTTTAATGCTGCTACGTCAGTTGGGCGAGCGTTGTTATCGTTTGCTAACAGTACAAACGATACTGACTTTGCCAAACTGATGACAGATATGTTGAGCGAACTTGTACGAAAAGCAGATGCTACTTTTATTATGCGCTGTAAGACGATTCAGGAAAAAGGTGTTGCACATGTTGGTTCGCTTGCACCTTATGGCATTAGTAATGCTGTGTTGACTGCTCTGGATTTGACCATTACAAATTACGAAGGGCAGGAACAAAGTGTTAGAAACCGTATTGTGCAAAGGACAAATGCAACATCTGCGATTGCAACTTTGCAAAGAGAAATTACAGCATTGTTGAAGCAACAAATTGACCCTGCTGTGGAATCTATTCCTACTACAACGGAGAGTTATGCCTATAAGTTTGAGTATAAGAAAAACCGGATGATAATAAATTTAGGTCATAAGTTTACTCAGTTTAAAGGTGTGAGTGTGAATAAAGAAACTGATATGCCATTGAGCGGTGTTGAGCTTGAGTTTAAAAATGTTGAGCGCAGTGTTAAGATTAAAACTGACAATGAAGGTAGGTACAGAGAGGTTTTGAATCCTGATATTTATGACATTATTGCAACGCATCCTGACTTTGAACCGTTTGTTATTGAAGGTGTGAAAATACAGGCAGGTGAAATTAAAGTTGAGAATTTTGTGATGGTGCCGAGAGCAAATTAA
- a CDS encoding T9SS type A sorting domain-containing protein codes for MISPAPVWYYQTVPALLIGEMTPPACMDFQPATVGYDCDPSALRAQQQLLTDVAAQVGYYDSLDADMQYWAQRQVYELLLSDDSLMLQGTAADTLLALWKDSVAAGNIGTFRTVADSAIANAAYAAELNYNITPLNHAEENEQAVYALYFALAGEQPDSAQYEALSAIAAENAISGGGGVYMARAMIDTNADDVTGIASLRMIAPKQAVISHSGKLYPNPATKVVYFENNLSEKENGTLQLMDITGREMISYKLNKGNLLTIPTPYSRGVYLIKINITGKPAETIKLILE; via the coding sequence ATGATATCTCCGGCTCCTGTTTGGTATTATCAAACTGTTCCAGCTTTATTGATTGGTGAAATGACACCGCCTGCCTGTATGGATTTTCAACCGGCAACAGTTGGCTATGACTGCGACCCTTCGGCACTGCGCGCGCAGCAGCAGTTGCTTACCGATGTGGCTGCCCAAGTGGGATATTATGACAGCCTCGATGCCGACATGCAGTACTGGGCGCAGAGGCAGGTGTATGAGCTGCTGCTGAGCGATGACAGCCTTATGCTGCAAGGAACCGCTGCCGACACCCTGCTTGCGCTGTGGAAAGACAGCGTGGCTGCGGGCAACATTGGCACATTCAGAACCGTTGCCGATTCGGCTATAGCCAATGCCGCTTATGCTGCTGAGCTGAACTACAACATAACTCCTCTTAACCATGCCGAAGAAAACGAGCAGGCAGTGTATGCGCTGTATTTTGCATTAGCCGGTGAGCAGCCCGACTCGGCACAGTACGAAGCACTGAGCGCCATAGCTGCCGAAAATGCCATAAGCGGTGGGGGTGGAGTTTACATGGCGCGAGCTATGATTGATACTAATGCCGATGATGTTACCGGAATAGCAAGCCTGCGCATGATTGCGCCTAAGCAAGCTGTTATCAGCCATTCAGGAAAATTATATCCAAATCCCGCCACAAAGGTTGTTTACTTTGAAAACAATCTTTCTGAAAAAGAAAACGGAACATTGCAGCTTATGGATATAACAGGCAGAGAAATGATAAGCTATAAACTTAATAAAGGAAATTTGCTTACCATACCAACGCCTTATTCAAGAGGTGTATATTTGATTAAAATTAACATAACAGGCAAACCTGCTGAAACCATTAAATTGATATTGGAGTAA